One stretch of Vulpes lagopus strain Blue_001 chromosome 12, ASM1834538v1, whole genome shotgun sequence DNA includes these proteins:
- the MTMR4 gene encoding myotubularin-related protein 4 isoform X1 — MSLTARVSCSMLSCFGEEGPPSLEYIQAKDLFPPKELVKEEENLQVPFAVLQGEGVEFLGRAADALIAISNYRLHIKFKDSVINVPLRMIDSVESRDMFQLHIACKDSKVVRCHFSTFKQCQEWLSRLSRATARPAKPEDLFAFAYHAWCLGLTEEDQHTHLCQPGEHIRCRQEAELMRMGFDLQNVWRVSHINSNYKLCPSYPQKLLVPVWITDKELENVATFRSWKRIPVVVYRHLRNGAAIARCSQPEISWWGWRNADDEYLVTSIAKACALDPGTRATGGPLSTGNSDASEACDTDFDSSLTACSGVESTAATQKLLILDARSYTAAVANRAKGGGCECEEYYPNCEVVFMGMANIHAIRNSFQYLRAVCSQMPDPSNWLSALESTKWLQHLSVMLKAAVLVANTVDREGRPVLVHCSDGWDRTPQIVALAKILLDPYYRTLEGFQVLVESDWLDFGHKFGDRCGHQENAEDQNEQCPVFLQWLDSVHQLLKQFPCLFEFNEAFLVKLVQHTYSCLYGTFLANNPCEREKRNIYKRTCSVWALLRAGNKNFHNFLYTPGSDMVLHPVCHVRALHLWTAVYLPASSPCTLGEETMDLYLSPVAQSQEFSGRSLDRLPKTRSMDDLLSACDTSSPLTRTSSDPNLNNHCQETRVGLEPWHSNPEGSETFVESGIGGPQQTVGEIGLPSSLPSSQKDYLSNKPFKSHGSCSPSYKLLSIAVPQGMKSNVSDPEIKVLEESKEPAPDPPASDELSRTLDGTEEPPEHCPEKEAVSTLSEVVSNKCNGVCDFPESSQDSLTGAPQRALLDSMLGVPSRCVPDHSLGTLCSPLSATCQTPPEPSTDFLSQDPPGSVASISHQEQPSSVPELIHREEYTGKRGNNRNGQLLENPRFGKVPLELTRKPISQSQISEFSFLGSNWDSFQGMVTSFPSGETTPRRLLSYGCCSKRSNNKQVRATGPCFGGQWAQREGVKSPVCSSHSNGHCTGPGGKNNRMWFSSHPKQVSGTKPVPLSCPSPVPPLYLDDDGLPFPTDVIQHRLRQIEAGYKQEVEQLRRQVRELQMRLDIRHCCAPPAEPPMDYEDDFTCLKESDGSDIEDFGSDHSEDCLSEASWEPVDKKETEVTRWVPDHMASHCYNCDCEFWLAKRRHHCRNCGNVFCAGCCHLKLPIPDQQLYDPVLVCNSCYEHIQVSRARELMSQHLKKPIATASS, encoded by the exons GGTGAGGAGGGGCCCCCCAGCCTGGAGTACATCCAAGCCAAGGATCTGTTCCCCCCCAAGGAACTAGTGAAAGAGGAGGAGAATCTGCAG GTGCCCTTTGCAGTGCTGCAGGGTGAGGGAGTGGAGTTCCTGGGCCGGGCAGCCGATGCCCTAATTGCTATCTCCAACTACCGGCTGCATATCAAGTTCAAAGATTCTGTCATCAAC GTCCCCCTCCGGATGATTGACAGCGTCGAGAGCCGTGATATGTTccagttgcacattgcctgcaaGGACTCCAAAGTGGTGAG GTGCCACTTCTCTACCTTCAAGCAGTGCCAAGAGTGGCTCTCACGGCTAAGCCGGGCCACGGCAAGACCTGCCAAGCCTGAAGACCTCTTTGCCTTCGCCTACCATGCCTGGTGCCTGGGCCTGACTGAGGAGGACCAGCATACCCACCTGTGTCAGCCAG GAGAGCACATACGATGTCGGCAGGAGGCTGAGCTCATGAGGATGGGCTTTGATCTGCAGAATGTCTGGAGAGTCTCCCACATCAACAGCAACTACAA ATTGTGCCCCAGTTACCCCCAGAAGCTGCTGGTTCCTGTGTGGATCACAGACAAAGAGCTGGAGAACGTAGCTACCTTCCGCTCCTGGAAGCGGATCCCTGTGGTTGTGTATAG ACACCTACGCAATGGAGCTGCAATCGCCCGCTGCAGCCAACCTGAGATCAGCTGGTGGGGCTGGCGCAATGCTGATGATGAGTACCTGGTCACGTCCATCGCTAAAGCTTGTGCTCTGGACCCGGGGACAAGGGCCACTGGGGGCCCCCTCAGCACTGGGAATAGTGATGCCAGTGAGGCATGTGACACTGACTTCG ATTCCTCCTTGACTGCATGTTCTGGAGTGGAGAGCACAGCAGCCACCCAGAAGCTGCTGATCCTGGATGCTCGATCCTACACAGCAGCAGTGGCCAACCGGGCCAAGGGTGGAGGCTGTGAGTGCGAAG AATACTACCCGAACTGTGAGGTCGTGTTCATGGGAATGGCCAACATCCATGCCATCCGGAACAGCTTCCAGTACCTCCGGGCTGTGTGTAGCCAGATGCCTGATCCCAGCAA CTGGTTGTCGGCCCTGGAGAGCACCAAATGGCTGCAGCACTTGTCGGTGATGCTCAAGGCAGCTGTGCTTGTGGCTAATACTGTAGACCGGGAAGGCCGGCCTGTGCTCGTGCACTGCTCTGACGGCTGGGACCGGACGCCACAAATCGTTGCCCTGGCCAAAATATTGCTGGACCCATACTACAGGACGCTGGAG GGCTTCCAAGTTTTAGTAGAGTCTGACTGGCTGGATTTTGGTCACAAGTTTGGCGATCGCTGCGGCCACCAGGAGAATGCAGAGGACCAAAATGAGCAATGCCCTGTGTTCTTGCAGTGGCTTGATTCTGTTCATCAGTTGCTCAAGCAGTTTCCCTGCCTGTTTGAGTTTAATGAAGCATTCCTG GTAAAACTGGTGCAGCACACGTACTCCTGCCTCTATGGCACATTCTTGGCCAACAACCCCTGTGAACGAGAGAAGCGCAACATCTATAAGCGGACCTGCTCTGTGTGGGCTCTCCTGCGAGCTGGCAATAAGAACTTTCATAACTTCCTCTACACACCTGGCTCAGACATG GTCCTGCATCCTGTGTGTCACGTCCGGGCCCTGCACCTCTGGACAGCTGTTTATTTGCCAGCATCATCTCCATGTACACTTGGGGAGGAGACCATGGATCTTTACCtttccccggtggctcagagccAGGAGTTTTCTGGCCGCTCTCTGGACAG ATTACCTAAAACCAGATCTATGGATGATCTGCTTTCTGCCTGTGACACAAGCAGCCCCCTGACCCGCACGTCCAGTGACCCTAACCTCAATAACCACTGTCAGGAGACCAGAGTAGGCCTGGAGCCCTGGCATAGCAATCCTGAGGGATCAGAGACCTTTGTGGAATCTGGGATAGGAGGTCCTCAGCAGACCGTAGGAGAAATaggtcttccttcctctctgcccagCAGCCAGAAAGACTACTTGAGCAATAAACCTTTCAAGAGTCATGGAAGCTGTTCTCCAAGTTACAAACTGCTTAGTATTGCAGTGCCCCAGGGAATGAAGAGTAACGTctctgatcctgagatcaaagtCCTAGAAGAGTCTAAGGAACCAGCTCCAGACCCTCCTGCCTCCGATGAGCTGAGTAGGACTTTAGATGGCACGGAGGAGCCACCTGAACATTGTCCTGAAAAAGAAGCTGTCAGTACACTCTCTGAAGTTGTTTCCAACAAATGTAATGGAGTTTGTGATTTTCCCGAGTCTTCCCAGGACTCCCTTACTGGTGCCCCCCAGCGGGCCTTGCTAGATTCCATGCTAGGTGTGCCCTCCAGATGCGTTCCAGATCACAGTCTGGGCACCCTTTGCAGCCCACTGAGTGCTACCTGCCAAACTCCTCCAGAGCCAAGCACTGACTTCCTCAGCCAGGATCCCCCAGGGTCTGTGGCAAGTATCTCCCACCAGGAACAGCCTAGTTCTGTGCCAGAGCTGATTCATAGGGAGGAATACACTGGCAAAAGAGGGAATAATAGGAATGGGCAGTTATTGGAAAATCCTCGCTTTGGCAAAGTGCCATTGGAATTGACCCGAAAGCCAATTTCTCAGAGCCAGATCAGTGAGTTCTCTTTTTTAGGATCCAACTGGGACAGCTTCCAAGGGATGGTGACTTCATTTCCAAGTGGGGAGACCACCCCTCGGCGGCTGCTTTCCTATGGCTGTTGTAGCAAGAGGTCAAACAACAAGCAAGTGCGGGCAACAGGGCCCTGCTTTGGGGGCCAGTGGGCTCAGAGAGAAGGGGTGAAGTCACCAGTCTGTTCTAGTCATTCCAATGGACACTGTACTGGTCCAGGAGGAAAAAACAACCGGATGTGGTTCTCCAGTCATCCAAAGCAGGTCTCCGGCACAAAGCCTGTTCCACTGAGCTGCCCTTCTCCAGTGCCTCCTCTTTACCTGGATGATGATGGACTCCCCTTTCCCACGGATGTGATCCAGCATAGATTACGGCAAATTGAAGCAGGGTACAAGCAAGAGGTGGAGCAGCTACGTCGACAAGTGCGTGAGCTTCAGATGAGGCTGGATATCCGTCACTGCTGTGCCCCTCCAGCAGAGCCCCCTATGGACTATGAGGATGATTTT ACATGTTTGAAGGAGTCAGATGGCAGTGATATTGAAGATTTTGGCTCTGATCACAGTGAGGACTGCCTTTCTGAAGCAAGCTGGGAACCTGTTGATAAGAAAGAGACTGAG GTGACTCGCTGGGTTCCAGACCATATGGCATCACATTGCTATAACTGTGACTGTGAATTCTGGTTGGCCAAACGAAGACACCACTGCAG AAATTGTGGGAATGTGTTTTGTGCTGGCTGCTGCCACCTGAAGTTGCCCATTCCTGATCAACAACTCTATGACCCAGTTCTCGTCTGTAACTCATGTTACGAACACATCCAAGTATCTCGTGCCAGGGAACTCATGAGCCAACATCTGAAGAAACCCATTGCTACAGCTTCCAGCTGA
- the MTMR4 gene encoding myotubularin-related protein 4 isoform X2 has translation MGEEGPPSLEYIQAKDLFPPKELVKEEENLQVPFAVLQGEGVEFLGRAADALIAISNYRLHIKFKDSVINVPLRMIDSVESRDMFQLHIACKDSKVVRCHFSTFKQCQEWLSRLSRATARPAKPEDLFAFAYHAWCLGLTEEDQHTHLCQPGEHIRCRQEAELMRMGFDLQNVWRVSHINSNYKLCPSYPQKLLVPVWITDKELENVATFRSWKRIPVVVYRHLRNGAAIARCSQPEISWWGWRNADDEYLVTSIAKACALDPGTRATGGPLSTGNSDASEACDTDFDSSLTACSGVESTAATQKLLILDARSYTAAVANRAKGGGCECEEYYPNCEVVFMGMANIHAIRNSFQYLRAVCSQMPDPSNWLSALESTKWLQHLSVMLKAAVLVANTVDREGRPVLVHCSDGWDRTPQIVALAKILLDPYYRTLEGFQVLVESDWLDFGHKFGDRCGHQENAEDQNEQCPVFLQWLDSVHQLLKQFPCLFEFNEAFLVKLVQHTYSCLYGTFLANNPCEREKRNIYKRTCSVWALLRAGNKNFHNFLYTPGSDMVLHPVCHVRALHLWTAVYLPASSPCTLGEETMDLYLSPVAQSQEFSGRSLDRLPKTRSMDDLLSACDTSSPLTRTSSDPNLNNHCQETRVGLEPWHSNPEGSETFVESGIGGPQQTVGEIGLPSSLPSSQKDYLSNKPFKSHGSCSPSYKLLSIAVPQGMKSNVSDPEIKVLEESKEPAPDPPASDELSRTLDGTEEPPEHCPEKEAVSTLSEVVSNKCNGVCDFPESSQDSLTGAPQRALLDSMLGVPSRCVPDHSLGTLCSPLSATCQTPPEPSTDFLSQDPPGSVASISHQEQPSSVPELIHREEYTGKRGNNRNGQLLENPRFGKVPLELTRKPISQSQISEFSFLGSNWDSFQGMVTSFPSGETTPRRLLSYGCCSKRSNNKQVRATGPCFGGQWAQREGVKSPVCSSHSNGHCTGPGGKNNRMWFSSHPKQVSGTKPVPLSCPSPVPPLYLDDDGLPFPTDVIQHRLRQIEAGYKQEVEQLRRQVRELQMRLDIRHCCAPPAEPPMDYEDDFTCLKESDGSDIEDFGSDHSEDCLSEASWEPVDKKETEVTRWVPDHMASHCYNCDCEFWLAKRRHHCRNCGNVFCAGCCHLKLPIPDQQLYDPVLVCNSCYEHIQVSRARELMSQHLKKPIATASS, from the exons GGTGAGGAGGGGCCCCCCAGCCTGGAGTACATCCAAGCCAAGGATCTGTTCCCCCCCAAGGAACTAGTGAAAGAGGAGGAGAATCTGCAG GTGCCCTTTGCAGTGCTGCAGGGTGAGGGAGTGGAGTTCCTGGGCCGGGCAGCCGATGCCCTAATTGCTATCTCCAACTACCGGCTGCATATCAAGTTCAAAGATTCTGTCATCAAC GTCCCCCTCCGGATGATTGACAGCGTCGAGAGCCGTGATATGTTccagttgcacattgcctgcaaGGACTCCAAAGTGGTGAG GTGCCACTTCTCTACCTTCAAGCAGTGCCAAGAGTGGCTCTCACGGCTAAGCCGGGCCACGGCAAGACCTGCCAAGCCTGAAGACCTCTTTGCCTTCGCCTACCATGCCTGGTGCCTGGGCCTGACTGAGGAGGACCAGCATACCCACCTGTGTCAGCCAG GAGAGCACATACGATGTCGGCAGGAGGCTGAGCTCATGAGGATGGGCTTTGATCTGCAGAATGTCTGGAGAGTCTCCCACATCAACAGCAACTACAA ATTGTGCCCCAGTTACCCCCAGAAGCTGCTGGTTCCTGTGTGGATCACAGACAAAGAGCTGGAGAACGTAGCTACCTTCCGCTCCTGGAAGCGGATCCCTGTGGTTGTGTATAG ACACCTACGCAATGGAGCTGCAATCGCCCGCTGCAGCCAACCTGAGATCAGCTGGTGGGGCTGGCGCAATGCTGATGATGAGTACCTGGTCACGTCCATCGCTAAAGCTTGTGCTCTGGACCCGGGGACAAGGGCCACTGGGGGCCCCCTCAGCACTGGGAATAGTGATGCCAGTGAGGCATGTGACACTGACTTCG ATTCCTCCTTGACTGCATGTTCTGGAGTGGAGAGCACAGCAGCCACCCAGAAGCTGCTGATCCTGGATGCTCGATCCTACACAGCAGCAGTGGCCAACCGGGCCAAGGGTGGAGGCTGTGAGTGCGAAG AATACTACCCGAACTGTGAGGTCGTGTTCATGGGAATGGCCAACATCCATGCCATCCGGAACAGCTTCCAGTACCTCCGGGCTGTGTGTAGCCAGATGCCTGATCCCAGCAA CTGGTTGTCGGCCCTGGAGAGCACCAAATGGCTGCAGCACTTGTCGGTGATGCTCAAGGCAGCTGTGCTTGTGGCTAATACTGTAGACCGGGAAGGCCGGCCTGTGCTCGTGCACTGCTCTGACGGCTGGGACCGGACGCCACAAATCGTTGCCCTGGCCAAAATATTGCTGGACCCATACTACAGGACGCTGGAG GGCTTCCAAGTTTTAGTAGAGTCTGACTGGCTGGATTTTGGTCACAAGTTTGGCGATCGCTGCGGCCACCAGGAGAATGCAGAGGACCAAAATGAGCAATGCCCTGTGTTCTTGCAGTGGCTTGATTCTGTTCATCAGTTGCTCAAGCAGTTTCCCTGCCTGTTTGAGTTTAATGAAGCATTCCTG GTAAAACTGGTGCAGCACACGTACTCCTGCCTCTATGGCACATTCTTGGCCAACAACCCCTGTGAACGAGAGAAGCGCAACATCTATAAGCGGACCTGCTCTGTGTGGGCTCTCCTGCGAGCTGGCAATAAGAACTTTCATAACTTCCTCTACACACCTGGCTCAGACATG GTCCTGCATCCTGTGTGTCACGTCCGGGCCCTGCACCTCTGGACAGCTGTTTATTTGCCAGCATCATCTCCATGTACACTTGGGGAGGAGACCATGGATCTTTACCtttccccggtggctcagagccAGGAGTTTTCTGGCCGCTCTCTGGACAG ATTACCTAAAACCAGATCTATGGATGATCTGCTTTCTGCCTGTGACACAAGCAGCCCCCTGACCCGCACGTCCAGTGACCCTAACCTCAATAACCACTGTCAGGAGACCAGAGTAGGCCTGGAGCCCTGGCATAGCAATCCTGAGGGATCAGAGACCTTTGTGGAATCTGGGATAGGAGGTCCTCAGCAGACCGTAGGAGAAATaggtcttccttcctctctgcccagCAGCCAGAAAGACTACTTGAGCAATAAACCTTTCAAGAGTCATGGAAGCTGTTCTCCAAGTTACAAACTGCTTAGTATTGCAGTGCCCCAGGGAATGAAGAGTAACGTctctgatcctgagatcaaagtCCTAGAAGAGTCTAAGGAACCAGCTCCAGACCCTCCTGCCTCCGATGAGCTGAGTAGGACTTTAGATGGCACGGAGGAGCCACCTGAACATTGTCCTGAAAAAGAAGCTGTCAGTACACTCTCTGAAGTTGTTTCCAACAAATGTAATGGAGTTTGTGATTTTCCCGAGTCTTCCCAGGACTCCCTTACTGGTGCCCCCCAGCGGGCCTTGCTAGATTCCATGCTAGGTGTGCCCTCCAGATGCGTTCCAGATCACAGTCTGGGCACCCTTTGCAGCCCACTGAGTGCTACCTGCCAAACTCCTCCAGAGCCAAGCACTGACTTCCTCAGCCAGGATCCCCCAGGGTCTGTGGCAAGTATCTCCCACCAGGAACAGCCTAGTTCTGTGCCAGAGCTGATTCATAGGGAGGAATACACTGGCAAAAGAGGGAATAATAGGAATGGGCAGTTATTGGAAAATCCTCGCTTTGGCAAAGTGCCATTGGAATTGACCCGAAAGCCAATTTCTCAGAGCCAGATCAGTGAGTTCTCTTTTTTAGGATCCAACTGGGACAGCTTCCAAGGGATGGTGACTTCATTTCCAAGTGGGGAGACCACCCCTCGGCGGCTGCTTTCCTATGGCTGTTGTAGCAAGAGGTCAAACAACAAGCAAGTGCGGGCAACAGGGCCCTGCTTTGGGGGCCAGTGGGCTCAGAGAGAAGGGGTGAAGTCACCAGTCTGTTCTAGTCATTCCAATGGACACTGTACTGGTCCAGGAGGAAAAAACAACCGGATGTGGTTCTCCAGTCATCCAAAGCAGGTCTCCGGCACAAAGCCTGTTCCACTGAGCTGCCCTTCTCCAGTGCCTCCTCTTTACCTGGATGATGATGGACTCCCCTTTCCCACGGATGTGATCCAGCATAGATTACGGCAAATTGAAGCAGGGTACAAGCAAGAGGTGGAGCAGCTACGTCGACAAGTGCGTGAGCTTCAGATGAGGCTGGATATCCGTCACTGCTGTGCCCCTCCAGCAGAGCCCCCTATGGACTATGAGGATGATTTT ACATGTTTGAAGGAGTCAGATGGCAGTGATATTGAAGATTTTGGCTCTGATCACAGTGAGGACTGCCTTTCTGAAGCAAGCTGGGAACCTGTTGATAAGAAAGAGACTGAG GTGACTCGCTGGGTTCCAGACCATATGGCATCACATTGCTATAACTGTGACTGTGAATTCTGGTTGGCCAAACGAAGACACCACTGCAG AAATTGTGGGAATGTGTTTTGTGCTGGCTGCTGCCACCTGAAGTTGCCCATTCCTGATCAACAACTCTATGACCCAGTTCTCGTCTGTAACTCATGTTACGAACACATCCAAGTATCTCGTGCCAGGGAACTCATGAGCCAACATCTGAAGAAACCCATTGCTACAGCTTCCAGCTGA